The following proteins come from a genomic window of Diprion similis isolate iyDipSimi1 chromosome 8, iyDipSimi1.1, whole genome shotgun sequence:
- the LOC124409698 gene encoding spectrin alpha chain isoform X2 has translation MDQITPKEIKILENPADIQERRDQVLGRYANFKSEARLKRDKLEDSRRFQYFKRDADELEGWIYEKLQAASDESYKDPTNLQAKIQKHQAFEAEVAAHSNAIVLLDNTGSEMIAQHHFSSDVILKRLEELHRLWELLLSRLADKGLKLQQALVLVQFLRHCDEVMFWIHDKEAFVTTDEFGHDLEHVEVLQRKFDEFQKDMASQEYRVTEVNELADKLLLDGHPERDTILRRKEELNESWQRLKQLAILRQEKLFGAHEIQRFNRDADETMAWIAEKDVVLSSDDFGRDLASVQTLQRKHEGIERDLAALEDKVATLGAEADRLAAIHQADHSQQIQSKHAEILQLWESLTAKAKERRSKLDESYYLHRFLTDYRDLVSWMNDMRAIISADELAKDVAGAEALLERHQEHKGEIDARKDSFDSTARAGQQLLDRKHYAADEVARKLESLAEDKKSLLDLWEKRRILYEQCMDLQLFYRDTEQADAWMAKQEAFLANEDLGDSLDSVEALIKKHDDFNKSLAAQDEKIKVLDDFARKLIEGDHYAAEDVFQRRQLLLERRGALLDKSAQRRQRLADAYTLQQFERDCDETKGWVNEKLKFATDDSYLDPTNLNGKVQKHQNFEQELNANNTRMEEILSTGQKLIDEEHYASDRIRARLDEISGLWDSLVQATDKKGSKLQEAAQQQQFNRTVEDVELWLSEVEGQLMSEDYGKDLTSVQNLQKKHALLEADVGSHADRIEGIAQAAQQFVSSGHFDADNIKTKQDQLVGRYAALQRPMSIRKQRLLDSLQVQQLFRDIEDEEAWIREKEPVAASTNRGRDLIGVQNLQKKHQAVLAEVNNHEPRVAAVCQSGAKMRNDGHFAAEEISQRLAALDDHWGQLKEKARQRKTDLDDSLQAHQYFADANEAESWMKEKRPIVLNTDYGKDEDSSEALLKKHEALVSDLEAFASTIGALREQAAACRQQETPTIDIAGKECVVALYDYAEKSPREVSMKKGDTLTLLNSNNKDWWKVEVNDRQGFVPAAYVKRVEPEAGLSASQQNLAREQSSIAARQAQIQAQYDDLLYLAHERQNKLNETAKAYVLVREAAELATWIKAKENHAQVQDVGEDLEQVEVMQKKFDDFQADLKANEVRLAEMNEIAVQLMSLGQTEAALKIQTQIQDLNEKWTSLQTLTAERASQLGSAHEVQRFHRDVDETKDWIREKDAALNNDDLGKDLRSVQALQRKHEGLERDLAALGDKIRQLDEIANRLMQSHPDTAEQTYAKQKEINEEWTQLTAKANSRKEKLLDSYDLQRFLSDYRDLMAWINSMMGLVASEELAGDVTGAEALLERHQEHRTEIDARAGTFQAFELFGQQLLQSSHYASVEIQEKLEAMAEARQELEKAWIQRRMQLDQNLELQLFCRDCEQAENWMSAREAFLGSADAVDSGDNVEALIKKHEDFDKAINAHEEKIAALQTLADQLIAAEHYAAKPIDERRRQVLDRWKHLKDALIEKRSKLGESQTLQQFSRDADEMENWIAEKLQLATEENYKDPANIQSKHQKHQAFEAELAANADRIQSVLAMGTNLIDKHQCAGSEDAVQARLASIADQWEYLTQKTTEKSLKLKEANKQRTYIAAVKDLDFWLGEVESLLTSEDAGKDLASVQNLMKKHQLVEADIQAHEERIKDMNGQADSLIESGQFDAAGIQEKRQSINERYERIRNLAAHRQARLNEANTLHQFFRDIADEESWIKEKKLLVGSDDYGRDLTGVQNLKKKHKRLEAELGSHEPAIQAVQEAGEKLMDVSNLGVPEIEQRLKLLNQAWAELKQLAATRGQKLDESLTYQQFLAKVEEEEAWITEKQQLLSVEDYGDTMAAVQGLLKKHDAFETDFAAHGERCKDICDAGAALVEAGNHRADSISQRCSQLRNKLDQLSALAARRKARLNDNSAYLQFMWKADVVESWIADKETHVRSEEFGRDLSTVQTLLTKQETFDAGLHAFEHEGIQNIATLKDRLVDSAHEQTPSIQKRHADVIARWQKLLADSDARKQRLLRMQDQFRQIEELYLTFAKKASAFNSWFENAEEDLTDPVRCNSIEEIRALREAHAQFQASLSSAEADFQALAALDRQIKSFNVGPNPYTWFTMEALEDTWRNLQKIIKERDVELAKEAQRQEENDKLRKEFAKHANAFHQWLAETRTSMMEGSGSLEQQLEATKRKAQEVRARRQDLKKIEDLGAILEEHLILDNRYTEHSTVGLAQQWDQLDQLGMRMQHNLEQQIQARNQSGVSEDALKEFSMMFKHFDKDKSGRLNQQEFKSCLRALGYDLPMVEEGQPDPEFENILDIVDPNRDGYVSLQEYMAFMISKETENVQSSEEIENAFRAITAADRPYVTKEELYANLTKEMADYCVARMKSYVDPKTERPITGALDYIEFTRTLFQN, from the exons ATGGATCAAATAACACCCAAGGAAATTAAGATCCTTGAAAATCCTGCCGACATACAGGAGCGGAGAGATCAGGTCCTTGGACGCTACGCTAATTTTAAATCCGAAGCTCGTTTGAAGCGCGACAAACTTGAGGACTCCCGTCGCTTTCAG TATTTTAAGCGAGATGCGGACGAACTCGAGGGATGGATTTACGAGAAGCTCCAGGCCGCTTCTGACGAGAGTTACAAAGACCCGACGAATCTTCAAGCTAAGATTCAGAAACATCAAGCGTTCGAAGCTGAGGTAGCTGCGCATTCCAATGCCATCGTATTGCTAGACAACACAGGCTCAGAGATGATAGCTCAGCATCATTTCTCCTCTGACGTTATTCTCAAGAGGCTTG AGGAACTGCATCGACTTTGGGAACTGCTTCTGTCTCGTTTGGCTGACAAGGGACTGAAACTTCAACAAGCTCTCGTTCTTGTGCAGTTTCTTCGTCACTGTGATGAGGTCATGTTCTGGATCCACGACAAGGAAGCTTTTGTCACTACAGACGAGTTTGGGCATGACTTAGAGCATGTGGAAGTTCTCCAGAGGAAATTTGACGAGTTTCAGAAAGATATGGCTAGCCAAGAGTACAGAGTAACAGAGGTCAACGAGCTCGCTGATAAGCTTCTACTGGATGGGCATCCTGAGCGTGACACTATTCTTCGTAGAAAGGAAGAGCTAAATGAGTCTTGGCAGAGGTTGAAGCAGCTCGCTATTCTCAGGcaggaaaaattattcggCGCCCATGAGATACAGAGATTTAACCGAGACGCCGACGAAACTATGGCATGGATCGCGGAGAAGGATGTTGTTCTGTCCTCTGATGATTTTGGCCGCGATTTGGCTAGCGTTCAGACACTTCAGCGCAAGCATGAGGGAATCGAGCGCGATTTAGCTGCTCTGGAGGACAAGGTGGCCACTCTCGGTGCCGAAGCGGATCGGCTAGCTGCTATTCACCAGGCTGATCATTCCCAGCAAATCCAATCAAAACATGCGGAAATATTGCAGCTCTGGGAGAGCTTGACAGCTAAGGCAAAAGAACGAAGATCTAAGTTGGACGAGTCCTACTACCTTCATCGATTCTTGACCGACTACAGGGATCTTGTTTCATGGATGAACGATATGCGAGCCATTATATCTGCTGACGAGCTTGCCAAAGACGTTGCGGGAGCAGAGGCGCTGCTAGAGCGGCACCAGGAACACAAGGGAGAAATTGACGCACGGAAGGACAGTTTTGACTCGACTGCTCGCGCTGGTCAACAACTTCTTGATAGGAAACATTATGCAGCAGATGAGGTAGCCAGGAAGTTGGAGTCTCTTGCAGAGGATAAGAAGTCCCTGTTAGATCTTTGGGAAAAACGTCGCATTCTGTATGAGCAATGCATGGACTTGCAGCTATTTTATCGGGACACGGAGCAGGCTGATGCCTGGATGGCAAAGCAGGAAGCATTCCTGGCTAACGAAGACCTTGGAGATTCTCTGGACAGTGTCGAAGCTCTGATCAAAAAACACGATGACTTTAACAAGTCTCTGGCTGCTcaggatgaaaaaatcaaagtgcTGGATGACTTTGCCCGTAAACTTATCGAGGGCGATCATTACGCGGCTGAAGATGTATTCCAACGTCGGCAGCTGTTGCTCGAGCGGCGAGGTGCCCTTCTGGATAAATCTGCTCAGAGAAGACAGCGTTTGGCTGATGCTTACACACTACAACAGTTTGAGAGAGATTGCGACGAAACCAAGGGTTGGGTGAATGAAAAACTCAAATTCGCCACTGACGACAGCTACTTAGACCCAACAAATTTGAATGGCAAAGTACagaaacatcaaaatttcgaGCAGGAGTTGAACGCAAACAACACGCGCATGGAGGAAATTCTTAGCACAGGGCAAAAGTTGATTGACGAAGAACATTATGCCAGTGATCGCATTCGCGCACGTCTTGACGAAATCAGTGGCCTTTGGGACAGTCTTGTTCAAGCAACTGACAAAAAGGGATCTAAATTGCAAGAGGCtgcacagcagcagcagttcaATCGTACCGTTGAAGATGTTGAGTTGTGGTTGTCTGAAGTTGAGGGCCAACTCATGTCCGAAGATTACGGTAAAGATTTAACAAGTGTGCAAAATCTTCAGAAGAAACACGCGCTGCTTGAAGCTGACGTTGGTTCCCATGCCGATCGTATTGAAGGCATTGCTCAAGCTGCGCAACAATTTGTTAGTTCAGGACATTTCGATGCGgataatattaaaacaaagcaagATCAACTTGTGGGCCGATATGCCGCGCTGCAAAGACCGATGAGCATTAGGAAACAGCGACTTCTTGACTCCCTTCAAGTGCAGCAATTGTTCCGAGACATTGAGGATGAGGAAGCATGGATCAGGGAGAAAGAGCCTGTCGCAGCAAGTACTAACCGTGGCCGAGATCTCATTGGTgtgcaaaatttacagaaaaaacaTCAGGCCGTTCTGGCGGAAGTAAATAATCATGAGCCCAGAGTAGCTGCTGTTTGCCAATCAGGAGCAAAAATGCGTAACGATGGACATTTTGCAGCAGAAGAAATTAGCCAGAGGCTGGCAGCTCTCGACGATCACTGGGGACAATTAAAAGAAAAGGCTCGTCAGCGCAAAACAGATTTAGACGACTCCCTGCAAGCGCATCAGTACTTTGCCGATGCAAATGAGGCGGAATCATGGATGAAAGAGAAACGTCCGATCGTTTTGAACACCGATTATGGCAAAGATGAAGATAGCTCGGAAGCTTTGCTCAAAAAGCACGAAGCCCTTGTCAGCGATTTGGAGGCTTTTGCCAGCACTATCGGCGCCCTGAGAGAGCAGGCGGCTGCATGCAGACAGCAGGAAACACCGACTATAGACATAGCTGGCAAAGAATGCGTAGTCGCTCTTTACGATTATGCAGAAAAATCACCAAGGGAAGTCTCTATGAAGAAAGGCGATACTCTTACGCTTCTCAATTCCAATAATAAAGATTGGTGGAAAGTCGAGGTGAACGATAGGCAAGGCTTCGTCCCAGCTGCTTATGTGAAACGGGTCGAGCCTGAGGCTGGTCTGAGTGCCTCTCAGCAAAATCTTGCCAGAGAGCAGAGCTCAATTGCGGCTAGGCAGGCTCAAATTCAAGCTCAGTATGATGACTTATTGTATTTGGCTCACGAGCGTCAGAATAAACTGAACGAAACCGCCAAAGCGTACGTACTCGTCAGAGAAGCAGCGGAATTAGCCACTTGGATCAAGGCAAAGGAAAATCATGCCCAGGTTCAAGATGTTGGCGAAGACTTGGAGCAAGTTGAAGTAATGCAAAAGAAATTCGACGACTTCCAGGCAGATCTTAAGGCAAACGAAGTCCGATTGGCTGAGATGAATGAAATCGCCGTTCAACTGATGAGTCTTGGACAAACCGAAGCTGCTCTCAAAATTCAAACCCAAATACAAGATTTGAACGAAAAGTGGACCAGTCTTCAAACCCTGACTGCGGAGAGAGCCAGTCAGTTGGGCTCTGCTCACGAAGTTCAACGATTCCACCGTGATGTTGACGAAACGAAAGATTGGATTCGCGAGAAGGATGCTGCATTGAACAACGATGACCTTGGAAAGGATCTTCGCAGCGTTCAAGCTCTCCAACGAAAACACGAGGGTCTTGAACGTGACCTGGCTGCTCTTGGTGATAAAATAAGGCAGCTTGATGAAATAGCCAATCGATTGATGCAGTCGCATCCTGATACCGCAGAACAAACCTATGCCAAACAGAAAGAAATCAACGAGGAATGGACACAGCTGACGGCCAAAGCTAATAGTAGAAAGGAAAAACTATTGGACTCTTATGATTTGCAGAGATTCCTAAGCGACTACCGAGATTTGATGGCTTGGATAAACTCGATGATGGGACTGGTGGCATCTGAGGAACTCGCTGGTGACGTGACTGGGGCCGAAGCACTGCTGGAACGTCATCAG gaaCATCGCACTGAAATCGATGCTCGTGCTGGTACCTTCCAAGCTTTTGAACTTTTTGGACAGCAGCTGCTGCAGTCGAGTCACTATGCCAGTGtcgaaattcaggaaaaactAGAAGCAATGGCGGAGGCTCGTCAAGAACTTGAGAAAGCATGGATCCAGCGCCGCATGCAGCTTGATCAGAATTTGGAACTCCAACTTTTCTGCCGAGATTGCGAGCAGGCTGAAAATTGGATGAGCGCTAGGGAGGCCTTCTTAGGTAGTGCGGATGCTGTAGACAGTGGTGATAACGTCGAAGCTCTGATTAAAAAACACGAAGACTTTGACAAGGCTATCAATGCTCACGAAGAAAAAATCGCGGCCTTGCAAACGCTTGCCGATCAATTAATAGCTGCGGAACATTACGCCGCCAAGCCAATTGACGAAAGACGTCGCCAGGTTTTGGATCGTTGGAAGCATTTGAAAGATGCGCTTATTGAAAAAAGATCTAAATTGGGTGAATCTCAGACATTGCAACAATTCTCCAGGGATGCCGACGAGATGGAAAATTGGATCGCTGAAAAGCTTCAACTCGCTACTGAAGAGAATTACAAAGATCCTGCTAATATTCAATCCAAACATCAAAAGCACCAAGCGTTTGAAGCTGAGCTTGCTGCCAATGCCGACAGAATTCAGTCCGTCTTGGCTATGGGCACTAACCTGATAGACAAACATCAGTGCGCAGGTTCAGAAGATGCTGTACAGGCTAGACTTGCTTCTATTGCAGATCAGTGGGAGTACTTGACCCAAAAGACGACTGAGAAGTCTTTGAAACTAAAAGAGGCTAACAAACAGAGGACGTACATTGCTGCGGTGAAAGATCTAGACTTCTGGCTTGGAGAAGTTGAGAGTTTACTGACTTCCGAAGATGCTGGCAAAGATCTAGCATCTGTGCAAAATCTTATGAAGAAACATCAGTTGGTAGAAGCAGATATTCAAGCTCACGAAGAGAGAATAAAGGACATGAATGGTCAGGCCGATTCCTTGATTGAGAGTGGACAGTTTGACGCTGCTGGTATTCAGGAGAAACGTCAGAGCATAAATGAACGCTACGAGCGTATAAGAAATCTGGCCGCACACCGGCAAGCCAGACTCAATGAGGCTAACACTCTCCATCAGTTCTTCCGCGACATTGCCGACGAAGAATCGTGgatcaaagaaaagaaattactcGTTGGTTCGGATGATTATGGTCGTGACTTAACGGGTGTGCAAAATTTAAAGAAGAAGCACAAGCGTCTAGAAGCAGAACTTGGCAGCCATGAACCAGCTATTCAGGCTGTTCAGGAAGCTGGAGAAAAACTGATGGACGTATCAAACTTGGGAGTTCCGGAAATAGAGCAGCGTCTGAAACTTCTCAATCAAGCTTGGGCAGAGCTGAAGCAATTGGCTGCGACCAGGGGTCAAAAGCTCGACGAGTCACTCACCTATCAACAATTCCTGGCCAAGGTTGAGGAAGAGGAGGCTTGGATCACGGAGAAACAACAGCTCCTCTCTGTGGAAGATTATGGCGACACAATGGCTGCTGTTCAGGGATTGCTGAAGAAGCACGACGCATTCGAAACCGATTTTGCAGCACACGGAGAACGCTGCAAAGATATTTGTGACGCCGGAGCAGCACTGGTCGAAGCTGGTAATCACCGAGCCGATTCCATCAGCCAGAGGTGTTCTCAGCTCCGTAACAAATTGGATCAGCTGTCCGCCCTGGCAGCCAGACGAAAGGCGCGATTGAATGACAATTCTGCATACCTGCAATTCATGTGGAAGGCGGATGTTGTGGAATCGTGGATCGCTGACAAGGAAACGCACGTGCGTTCCGAGGAATTTGGCAGAGATTTATCAACTGTACAAACTTTACTGACCAAACAGGAAACCTTTGATGCAGGTCTACACGCTTTCGAACATGAGGGAATCCAAAACATCGCTACCCTCAAGGATAGGCTTGTGGATTCAGCCCATGAACAAACACCCAGCATTCAAAAACGTCATGCCGATGTCATCGCCAGGTGGCAAAAACTTCTTGCCGATTCAGACGCCAGGAAACAACGGCTTCTGCGCATGCAGGACCAATTCCGTCAGATAGAAGAGCTCTATCTTACTTTTGCCAAGAAGGCGTCAGCCTTCAATTCCTGGTTCGAAAATGCTGAGGAGGATCTCACTGATCCTGTACGTTGTAACAGCATTGAAGAGATTCGTGCCCTTCGCGAGGCTCATGCCCAATTTCAAGCTAGCCTTTCGTCTGCTGAAGCTGACTTCCAGGCTTTGGCTGCACTTGACAGGCAGATAAAGAGTTTCAATGTCGGTCCAAATCCCTACACCTGGTTTACAATGGAAGCCCTTGAAGACACCTGGCGCAACTTACAGAAAATAATCAAAGAGCGCGATGTTGAATTGGCCAAAGAAGCCCAACGTCAGGAAGAAAATGACAAGCTCAGAAAAGAGTTTGCAAAGCATGCCAACGCTTTCCATCAGTGGTTAGCTGAGACTAG AACATCGATGATGGAGGGCTCAGGATCACTGGAGCAACAGCTGGAAGCAACCAAG CGCAAGGCTCAAGAAGTGAGGGCTCGAAGACAAGACCTAAAAAAGATAGAAGACCTCGGTGCAATATTAGAGGAACATCTGATTCTTGATAACCGATATACAGAACACAGTACTGTAGGCCTTGCACAACAATGGGATCAGTTGGATCAATTGGGAATGCGTATGCAACACAATTTGGAGCAACAAATTCAAGCCCGCAATCAATCGGGAGTATCTGAGGATGCTCTTAAGGAATTCTCAATGATGTTCAAGCACTTTGATAAAGATAAAAGCGGACGGCTCAACCAGCAAGAGTTTAAGTCCTGTCTCAGAGCTCTCGGTTATGATTTACCTATGGTCGAAGAAGGTCAACCAGATCCTGAATTCGAAAACATTCTCG ATATCGTCGACCCAAACAGGGATGGTTACGTTTCCTTGCAGGAATACATGGCGTTCATGATCAGCAAGGAAACAGAAAACGTTCAAAGCTCAGAAGAAATAGAGAATGCTTTCAGAGCTATCACCGCAGCTGATCGGCCATACGTTACAAAAGAGGAACTTTATGCA AACCTCACAAAGGAAATGGCAGATTACTGTGTCGCCCGTATGAAATCTTACGTCGATCCAAAGACGGAGCGACCAATTACGGGAGCTCTCGATTATATCGAATTCACGCGGACTCTTTTCcagaattaa